Proteins from one Salvelinus sp. IW2-2015 unplaced genomic scaffold, ASM291031v2 Un_scaffold611, whole genome shotgun sequence genomic window:
- the LOC111949922 gene encoding hepatic and glial cell adhesion molecule isoform X1 produces the protein MKEERRKTSSKEDTAIPSLFSLFGLLLFSQAVRVAGVNVTSQAHLVRGMLGGEALLSVSYTSTSSDQPVIKWQLKRDKQQPITVVQSIGTSIIGNLRPEYRDRIMVFENGTLLLHNLQLSDEGAYEVEISITDDPFTAERNINLTVDVPVSRPFVQMIASSVLELSELFTLHCSHGDGTKPAYGWLKGGKVLTNDSRLLLSHDMKYLTIARVLMSDDDIYSCTVENPISSMRSVPVKLTVYRRSSLYIILSTGGIFLLITLVTVCACWKPSKKKRRRAATAAMLQRSPVYVERSDISHEVDVVPKTIGQGTPGRRSPMALYVVNEDDSLKGEDEYSANSISLSVLATPGYPSPLPPSSHSPEAPNRPVRKYPHTPVPSPPATPLRPPGQPPVMPSAPPPGSPPHLQSSGHKLRPPVGIPTNRQTEEPPATPEADDQD, from the exons atgaaggaggagaggaggaagacttcCTCGAAAGAAGACACAGCCATTCCTTCGCTATTTTCACTCTTCGGCCTACTCCTTTTTTCCCAGGCAG TCAGAGTGGCCGGCGTCAACGTCACCAGTCAGGCTCATCTGGTCCGAGGCATGTTGGGTGGCGAGGCCCTCCTCTCCGTCAGCTACACCAGCACTAGCTCCGACCAACCGGTCATCAAGTGGCAGCTGAAGAGGGACAAGCAGCAGCCCATCACCGTAGTCCAGTCCATAGGCACTAGCATCATCGGGAACCTGCGGCCCGAGTACAGGGACCGCATCATGGTGTTTGAGAACGGCACCTTGCTCCTCCACAACCTGCAGCTGTCTGACGAGGGGGCCTATGAAGTGGAGATCTCCATCACGGACGATCCCTTCACTGCGGAGCGCAACATCAACCTCACCGTAGATG TACCTGTGTCCAGACCCTTCGTCCAAATGATAGCCTCCTCTGTGCTGGAGTTGAGTGAACTCTTCACCTTACACTGTTCCCACGGCGACGGCACCAAACCCGCCTATGGCTGGCTGAAAGGGGGAAAGGTGCTGACCAATGACTCACGCTTGCTCCTGTCACACGACATGAAGTATCTGACCATCGCCCGGGTGTTGATGTCAGACGATGACATCTACAGCTGTACGGTGGAGAACCCAATCAGCAGCATGAGGAGCGTGCCTGTCAAACTCACCGTCTACA GACGGAGCTCCCTGTATATCATCCTTTCCACCGGGGGTATTTTCCTCCTCATCACCCTGGTGACAGTGTGCGCCTGCTGGAAGCCCTCCAAAAA GAAGAGGCGGCGAGCTGCCACGGCAGCCATGTTGCAGAGATCTCCAGTGTATGTAGAGCGGAGTGACATCAGTCACGAgg TTGATGTGGTGCCAAAAACAATAGGACAGGGAACACCTGGCCGTAGGAGCCCAATGGCTCTTTACGTTGTCAATGAAGAT GACAGTCTCAAAGGTGAGGACGAGTATTCAGCCAACTCCATCAGCCTCTCAGTCCTCGCCACGCCCGGTTACCCCAGCCCCCTCCCACCGTCCTCCCACTCACCCGAGGCACCCAACCGGCCTGTCCGCAAATATCCCCATACCCCTGTGCCTTCGCCCCCTGCCACCCCACTCAGGCCCCCTGGCCAGCCACCTGTCATGCCCTCAGCTCCACCGCCTGGTTCACCTCCACATTTGCAGAGCTCTGGGCATAAACTTCGCCCTCCTGTGGGCATTCCCACCAATCGACAGACAGAGGAGCCCCCGGCCACCCCAGAGGCCGACGACCAGGATTAA
- the LOC111949922 gene encoding hepatic and glial cell adhesion molecule isoform X2: MLGGEALLSVSYTSTSSDQPVIKWQLKRDKQQPITVVQSIGTSIIGNLRPEYRDRIMVFENGTLLLHNLQLSDEGAYEVEISITDDPFTAERNINLTVDVPVSRPFVQMIASSVLELSELFTLHCSHGDGTKPAYGWLKGGKVLTNDSRLLLSHDMKYLTIARVLMSDDDIYSCTVENPISSMRSVPVKLTVYRRSSLYIILSTGGIFLLITLVTVCACWKPSKKKRRRAATAAMLQRSPVYVERSDISHEVDVVPKTIGQGTPGRRSPMALYVVNEDDSLKGEDEYSANSISLSVLATPGYPSPLPPSSHSPEAPNRPVRKYPHTPVPSPPATPLRPPGQPPVMPSAPPPGSPPHLQSSGHKLRPPVGIPTNRQTEEPPATPEADDQD; encoded by the exons ATGTTGGGTGGCGAGGCCCTCCTCTCCGTCAGCTACACCAGCACTAGCTCCGACCAACCGGTCATCAAGTGGCAGCTGAAGAGGGACAAGCAGCAGCCCATCACCGTAGTCCAGTCCATAGGCACTAGCATCATCGGGAACCTGCGGCCCGAGTACAGGGACCGCATCATGGTGTTTGAGAACGGCACCTTGCTCCTCCACAACCTGCAGCTGTCTGACGAGGGGGCCTATGAAGTGGAGATCTCCATCACGGACGATCCCTTCACTGCGGAGCGCAACATCAACCTCACCGTAGATG TACCTGTGTCCAGACCCTTCGTCCAAATGATAGCCTCCTCTGTGCTGGAGTTGAGTGAACTCTTCACCTTACACTGTTCCCACGGCGACGGCACCAAACCCGCCTATGGCTGGCTGAAAGGGGGAAAGGTGCTGACCAATGACTCACGCTTGCTCCTGTCACACGACATGAAGTATCTGACCATCGCCCGGGTGTTGATGTCAGACGATGACATCTACAGCTGTACGGTGGAGAACCCAATCAGCAGCATGAGGAGCGTGCCTGTCAAACTCACCGTCTACA GACGGAGCTCCCTGTATATCATCCTTTCCACCGGGGGTATTTTCCTCCTCATCACCCTGGTGACAGTGTGCGCCTGCTGGAAGCCCTCCAAAAA GAAGAGGCGGCGAGCTGCCACGGCAGCCATGTTGCAGAGATCTCCAGTGTATGTAGAGCGGAGTGACATCAGTCACGAgg TTGATGTGGTGCCAAAAACAATAGGACAGGGAACACCTGGCCGTAGGAGCCCAATGGCTCTTTACGTTGTCAATGAAGAT GACAGTCTCAAAGGTGAGGACGAGTATTCAGCCAACTCCATCAGCCTCTCAGTCCTCGCCACGCCCGGTTACCCCAGCCCCCTCCCACCGTCCTCCCACTCACCCGAGGCACCCAACCGGCCTGTCCGCAAATATCCCCATACCCCTGTGCCTTCGCCCCCTGCCACCCCACTCAGGCCCCCTGGCCAGCCACCTGTCATGCCCTCAGCTCCACCGCCTGGTTCACCTCCACATTTGCAGAGCTCTGGGCATAAACTTCGCCCTCCTGTGGGCATTCCCACCAATCGACAGACAGAGGAGCCCCCGGCCACCCCAGAGGCCGACGACCAGGATTAA